The Pseudomonas azadiae genome contains a region encoding:
- the tssA gene encoding type VI secretion system protein TssA: MDVPLLLTAVSATSPCGEDMEYDAQFLQLERDAKGQPERSMGDSILPAEPPEWRSIQQQSLDLLSRSKDLRITHFLLQSALALQGVAGLAEALGLINALLRDYWADLHPRLDADDDNDPTVRINALTGMTCDTNIRLLRESILTRSRTFGPVSLRAALNASGLLSFPDEQLGAQQLNAAFLDSDPEQLQATRDALSAARAACEAIEQQVNEQVGSAQGVDLTALKQPLKQALHILNQAVPGSDSSGEPEAVSDDRAPSADFATAAPAAPRPAGDIASRDDVLRSLDKILAYYTRHEPSSPLPVLLNRAKNLVHADFAAIVRNLIPDGMSQFENLRGPDGE, from the coding sequence GTGGATGTGCCGTTGCTGCTCACCGCCGTTTCCGCGACTTCGCCCTGTGGTGAAGACATGGAATATGACGCGCAATTTCTGCAATTGGAACGTGATGCCAAGGGCCAGCCCGAGCGCAGCATGGGCGACTCGATCCTGCCCGCCGAACCGCCGGAGTGGCGCAGCATTCAGCAGCAAAGCCTCGACTTGCTGTCGCGCAGCAAAGACCTGCGCATCACCCATTTCCTGCTGCAAAGCGCCCTCGCCCTCCAGGGCGTGGCCGGCCTGGCCGAGGCCCTGGGGTTGATCAACGCGTTGTTGCGCGATTACTGGGCCGACCTGCACCCGCGCCTGGATGCCGACGACGATAACGACCCTACCGTGCGCATCAATGCCCTTACCGGCATGACCTGCGACACGAACATTCGCCTGCTGCGCGAAAGTATCCTCACGCGCTCGCGCACCTTTGGCCCCGTCAGCCTGCGCGCGGCACTCAACGCCAGTGGCCTGCTGAGCTTCCCCGATGAACAACTCGGCGCCCAGCAACTCAACGCCGCGTTCCTCGACAGCGACCCCGAGCAACTGCAAGCCACACGCGACGCCTTGAGTGCAGCGCGTGCAGCGTGCGAAGCCATCGAACAACAGGTCAACGAGCAGGTCGGTTCCGCCCAGGGCGTGGACCTCACGGCCTTGAAGCAACCGCTCAAGCAGGCGCTGCACATCCTAAATCAGGCGGTGCCGGGCAGCGACAGCAGCGGCGAACCCGAGGCGGTCAGTGACGACCGTGCCCCCTCGGCCGATTTCGCCACCGCCGCTCCCGCAGCACCACGCCCGGCCGGTGATATCGCCAGCCGCGATGACGTGTTGCGCAGCCTCGACAAGATCCTTGCGTACTACACCCGGCACGAGCCCTCGAGCCCGCTGCCGGTGTTGTTGAACCGGGCGAAAAATCTGGTGCACGCCGACTTCGCGGCCATCGTGCGCAATCTGATTCCCGATGGCATGTCCCAATTTGAAAACCTGCGCGGCCCGGACGGCGAGTAA
- the tssC gene encoding type VI secretion system contractile sheath large subunit: MTDNTVREGALNLGATEETSEFASLLMQEFKPKTERAREAVETAVRTLAEQALAQTDLVSNDAIKSIESIIAAIDAKLTAQVNQIIHHPDFQQLESAWRGLHYLVNNTESDEQLKIRVLNIAKPELHKTLKKFKGTAWDQSPIFKKMYEEEYGQFGGEPYGCLVGDYYFDQSPPDVELLGELSKVCAAMHSPFIAAASPTVMGMGSWQELSNPRDLTKIFTTPEYAGWRSLRESEDARYIGLTMPRFLARLPYGAKTDPVEAFAFEENTDGADSSKYTWANAAYAMAVNINRSFKHYGWCSRIRGIESGGEVENLPAHTFPTDDGGVDMKCPTEIAISDRREAELAKNGFMPLLHKKNTDFAAFIGAQSLQKPAEYDDPDATANANLAARLPYLFATCRFAHYLKCIVRDKIGSFKEKDEMQRWLQDWILNYVDGDPAHSTETTKAQHPLAAAEVIVEEVEGNPGYYNSKFYLRPHYQLEGLTVSLRLVSKLPSAKGA, from the coding sequence ATGACCGACAATACCGTACGCGAAGGCGCGCTGAACCTGGGCGCCACCGAAGAAACCAGTGAGTTCGCCTCGCTGTTGATGCAAGAATTCAAACCCAAGACCGAGCGTGCCCGCGAAGCCGTGGAAACCGCTGTGCGCACCTTGGCCGAACAGGCCCTGGCACAGACCGACCTGGTGTCCAATGACGCGATCAAGTCGATCGAATCGATCATCGCCGCCATCGACGCCAAACTGACCGCCCAGGTCAACCAGATCATCCACCACCCGGATTTCCAGCAGTTGGAAAGCGCCTGGCGTGGCCTGCATTACCTGGTCAATAACACCGAGAGTGATGAGCAACTCAAGATCCGCGTGCTCAACATCGCCAAGCCGGAACTGCACAAGACCCTGAAGAAATTCAAGGGCACCGCGTGGGACCAGAGCCCGATCTTCAAAAAGATGTACGAAGAAGAATACGGCCAGTTCGGCGGCGAACCTTACGGCTGCCTGGTAGGCGACTACTACTTCGACCAGTCGCCACCCGACGTGGAACTGCTGGGCGAGCTGTCCAAAGTCTGCGCGGCCATGCACTCCCCGTTCATCGCCGCAGCCTCGCCGACCGTGATGGGCATGGGCTCATGGCAAGAGCTGTCGAACCCGCGCGACCTGACCAAGATCTTCACCACCCCCGAATACGCCGGCTGGCGCTCGCTGCGTGAATCGGAAGACGCGCGTTACATCGGCCTGACCATGCCGCGCTTCCTGGCGCGCCTGCCGTACGGCGCCAAGACCGATCCGGTGGAAGCCTTCGCCTTCGAAGAAAACACCGACGGCGCCGACAGCTCCAAGTACACCTGGGCCAACGCCGCGTACGCGATGGCGGTGAACATCAACCGCTCGTTCAAGCACTACGGCTGGTGCTCGCGCATCCGTGGCATCGAGTCCGGCGGCGAAGTGGAAAACCTGCCGGCGCACACGTTCCCTACCGATGACGGTGGCGTGGACATGAAGTGCCCGACCGAAATCGCCATCAGCGACCGCCGTGAAGCGGAACTGGCGAAGAACGGTTTCATGCCGCTGCTGCACAAGAAAAACACCGACTTCGCCGCGTTCATTGGCGCGCAGTCGCTGCAGAAGCCGGCCGAATACGACGACCCGGACGCCACCGCCAACGCCAACCTGGCCGCGCGCCTGCCGTACCTGTTCGCCACCTGCCGTTTCGCGCACTACTTGAAGTGCATCGTGCGCGACAAGATCGGCTCCTTCAAAGAGAAGGACGAGATGCAGCGCTGGTTGCAGGACTGGATCCTCAACTACGTCGACGGCGACCCTGCGCACTCCACCGAAACCACCAAGGCCCAGCATCCGTTGGCGGCTGCCGAAGTGATCGTGGAAGAAGTGGAAGGCAACCCGGGTTACTAC
- the tssB gene encoding type VI secretion system contractile sheath small subunit — MAKQSSQKFIARNRAPRVQIEYDVELYGAEKKVQLPFVMGVMADLAGKPAEPLAPVADRKFLEVDVDNFDSRLKAMQPRVAFHVPNELTGEGNLSLDITFESMDDFSPAAVARKVDSLNQLLEARTQLANLLTYMDGKTGAEEIIMKAIKDPALLQALASAPKPAGDQ; from the coding sequence GTGGCGAAGCAAAGTTCTCAGAAATTCATCGCGCGCAACCGCGCGCCTCGAGTGCAGATCGAGTACGACGTCGAGCTTTACGGCGCCGAGAAAAAGGTCCAGCTGCCCTTCGTGATGGGCGTGATGGCCGACCTCGCCGGCAAGCCTGCCGAGCCGTTGGCGCCGGTGGCCGACCGCAAGTTCCTTGAAGTGGACGTCGACAACTTCGACTCGCGCCTCAAGGCCATGCAGCCGCGCGTGGCGTTCCACGTGCCCAACGAGCTGACAGGCGAAGGCAACCTGAGCCTGGACATCACCTTCGAAAGCATGGACGACTTCAGCCCGGCCGCCGTGGCCCGCAAGGTCGACTCGCTGAACCAGTTGCTCGAAGCCCGTACACAGCTGGCCAACCTGCTGACCTACATGGACGGCAAGACCGGCGCTGAAGAAATCATCATGAAGGCAATCAAGGACCCGGCACTGCTTCAGGCACTTGCCAGCGCGCCCAAGCCTGCAGGGGACCAGTAA
- the tagH gene encoding type VI secretion system-associated FHA domain protein TagH, with protein sequence MSLCLTITSYHKITPGQCAEKSMSQGSMAIGRSSDNDWVLPDPERLVSSQHCVIQYKDGRYYLTDNSTNGVELVKAGVRMRRGNSEPLQDGELIRIGDYEIQARIDFNVQAVDSQPFAGESPNSFEALMGAVVNTPTPVPAIAPQFQSASSMDTLPDLFDFLSPTAVPPSTVPDHVPSEQHDFRPPTPVTVPVEQAPVTSGAVIPEDWDLFGDAPAPVISAPVSPPQPPPPAPVIQPPPVVEPVLPVADNQQPDLLQAFLRGAGLDQLRLDKAQAQAQMESIGRSYRLMVEGLIDVLRARASLKGEFRMQQTMIQPAENNPLKFAPNADEALLLLLRHGNQAFMAPDLAVRDSFDDLRAHQLAVMAGVEAAIKHLLGRFEPAQLEERMGKPGGLSSLFNGSRQAQYWQQFTELYSNISREAQEDFQDLFGREFSRAYEEHSARQRR encoded by the coding sequence ATGTCGCTGTGTTTGACTATCACTAGTTATCACAAGATTACCCCTGGGCAGTGCGCCGAAAAGTCCATGAGCCAGGGCTCGATGGCTATCGGCCGCAGCTCGGATAATGACTGGGTACTGCCAGACCCAGAGCGCCTGGTCTCCTCGCAACATTGCGTTATTCAATACAAAGACGGCCGTTATTACCTGACCGATAACAGTACTAACGGTGTGGAGTTGGTCAAGGCCGGTGTTCGTATGCGGCGGGGCAACAGCGAGCCGTTGCAGGACGGTGAGTTGATCCGTATCGGCGATTACGAGATTCAGGCGCGTATCGATTTCAACGTGCAGGCCGTCGACAGCCAGCCGTTTGCCGGCGAATCACCCAACAGCTTTGAAGCGTTGATGGGCGCCGTGGTGAACACGCCCACGCCCGTGCCGGCGATCGCGCCGCAGTTCCAGAGCGCGTCCTCGATGGATACGCTGCCGGACCTGTTTGATTTTCTCAGTCCCACCGCCGTGCCGCCGTCGACCGTGCCGGACCACGTGCCTAGCGAGCAGCACGACTTCCGCCCGCCAACGCCGGTTACCGTGCCGGTGGAACAGGCGCCTGTGACGTCAGGCGCGGTGATCCCCGAGGATTGGGACCTGTTTGGCGACGCGCCTGCACCTGTGATCAGCGCACCTGTATCACCCCCACAACCGCCGCCGCCTGCACCAGTCATCCAGCCGCCACCCGTGGTCGAGCCCGTGCTTCCCGTGGCGGACAACCAGCAACCCGACCTCCTGCAAGCCTTCCTGCGCGGCGCTGGCCTCGACCAACTGCGCCTGGACAAGGCTCAGGCGCAGGCTCAGATGGAGAGCATCGGCCGTAGCTACCGCCTGATGGTCGAAGGCCTGATCGACGTGTTGCGAGCCCGCGCCAGCCTCAAGGGCGAGTTCCGCATGCAGCAGACGATGATCCAGCCCGCCGAAAACAATCCGTTGAAATTCGCGCCGAATGCCGATGAAGCACTGCTGCTTTTGCTGCGCCATGGCAACCAGGCGTTTATGGCGCCGGACCTTGCCGTACGCGACAGCTTCGACGACCTGCGTGCGCACCAGTTGGCGGTGATGGCCGGCGTGGAGGCGGCGATCAAACACCTGCTCGGTCGCTTCGAGCCGGCGCAATTGGAAGAGCGCATGGGCAAACCCGGCGGGTTGTCGAGCCTTTTCAACGGCTCGCGCCAGGCCCAGTACTGGCAGCAGTTCACCGAGCTCTATAGCAATATTTCCCGCGAGGCCCAGGAAGATTTCCAGGACCTGTTCGGCCGCGAATTCAGCCGGGCCTACGAAGAACACAGCGCCCGACAGCGTCGGTAA